One part of the Dyadobacter sp. 676 genome encodes these proteins:
- a CDS encoding Gfo/Idh/MocA family oxidoreductase has protein sequence MHSLSRRKFIFQSAAAGAVLGLIDHLPALARPAEGKRVGIIGLDTSHAIAFTKALNAEQPDAIYDGYKVVAAYPYGSKDIESSTKRIPGYIEEVKKMGVEIVGSIKELLGKTDVILLETNDGRLHLEQALEVFKAGKRMFIDKPVAASLSDTLKIYEAAKKYNIPVFSASSLRYIKGIESIDKKKVLGADTYSPAVLEKTHPDFFWYGIHGVETLYTVMGTGCKSVTRVSTPNTDIAVGIWADGRTGTFRGTRTGKHDYGGTVFTEDGNKVLGPYGGYEPLLVDIIRYFKTGEVPVTPEETIEIFAFMEAADESKRQGGKSVTLESVLAKAGKK, from the coding sequence ATGCATTCGCTTAGCAGACGAAAGTTTATTTTCCAATCGGCCGCCGCCGGTGCCGTTCTGGGTTTGATAGATCATTTGCCGGCACTGGCGCGGCCTGCCGAGGGCAAAAGAGTCGGGATTATCGGGTTGGACACTTCGCATGCCATCGCATTTACAAAAGCCCTGAATGCCGAACAGCCTGACGCGATTTATGACGGTTATAAAGTGGTAGCCGCATATCCTTATGGAAGCAAAGACATCGAGTCGAGCACCAAGCGCATTCCGGGTTATATCGAGGAAGTAAAGAAGATGGGCGTCGAGATCGTCGGTTCTATCAAGGAGTTATTGGGAAAAACCGATGTGATTTTACTCGAAACAAACGACGGCCGCCTGCATTTGGAACAGGCGCTGGAAGTTTTTAAAGCGGGAAAAAGAATGTTTATCGATAAACCCGTCGCCGCTTCGCTTTCGGATACTCTGAAAATTTACGAAGCTGCCAAAAAATACAATATCCCCGTTTTCTCGGCCTCTTCGCTACGCTACATCAAAGGCATCGAAAGCATCGACAAGAAAAAGGTGCTCGGCGCGGACACGTATAGCCCCGCCGTTCTCGAAAAAACACACCCGGACTTCTTCTGGTACGGCATTCACGGTGTGGAGACGCTTTACACCGTCATGGGTACCGGTTGCAAGAGCGTCACGCGGGTGAGCACACCGAATACCGACATCGCGGTGGGTATCTGGGCCGATGGCCGCACCGGCACGTTCCGCGGCACACGTACGGGCAAGCACGACTACGGCGGCACCGTCTTCACCGAGGACGGCAACAAGGTTTTAGGTCCTTACGGTGGCTATGAGCCACTTCTGGTGGATATTATCAGGTATTTCAAAACCGGGGAAGTACCGGTGACACCCGAAGAAACGATTGAAATTTTCGCTTTCATGGAGGCTGCCGACGAAAGCAAACGCCAGGGCGGCAAGAGCGTGACGCTGGAAAGCGTACTCGCCAAGGCCGGCAAAAAATAG
- a CDS encoding DegT/DnrJ/EryC1/StrS family aminotransferase, with protein sequence MKAFSSRLSRRTFIKQNSLAGLGVALASSSATALPVIGSKPAQEPAILGGPPAWAEVKWPVWPQWNPETDEKLLLDVVRSGIWSRAGVVAQFEKEWAAALGAKRCLAVVNGTNALVTAIHQLGIGAGDEVLVPPYTFIASVSSILSNGAMPVFVDIDAETFLLDPAKIEAKITPRTKAILAVHILGLPVDMDRVMAIARKHKLLVIEDACQAHLAEYDNKKVGTIGDAGCFSFQNSKNLPIGEGGAIVSNKDHFIDLCFSYTNFGNPYGTAVGAVGTGAVMQGTKLRFSEYQAAIGIAQLKRLDAQTTTRNENAEYLKSQIKDIPGIVPYKLYDKVTRGAFHLFPFRYQKEGFKELSRDAFLKALQAEGVPCSSGYATLNTQPYLKDTFESENYRRMYPKEMLDINRYNEQNKCPVNDKVCHEEAVWFTQNMLLGTKDDMKAIASAIEKIHHNVDKIKTLGQK encoded by the coding sequence ATGAAAGCATTCAGCTCCCGATTGTCGCGAAGAACGTTTATCAAACAGAATTCACTGGCGGGGCTGGGTGTGGCCCTTGCTTCCTCATCGGCGACGGCGTTGCCGGTGATCGGATCGAAACCGGCACAGGAACCTGCGATACTGGGCGGGCCCCCGGCCTGGGCAGAGGTAAAATGGCCGGTATGGCCGCAATGGAACCCTGAAACGGATGAAAAACTGCTGCTGGACGTGGTCCGGAGCGGAATATGGTCGCGGGCCGGCGTGGTGGCGCAGTTCGAAAAGGAATGGGCGGCGGCGTTGGGCGCTAAGCGGTGCCTCGCGGTCGTAAACGGTACCAATGCGCTGGTAACGGCCATTCACCAGCTTGGCATCGGGGCGGGCGACGAGGTACTGGTGCCTCCCTATACGTTCATCGCATCGGTTTCTTCCATTCTTTCCAATGGCGCGATGCCCGTTTTTGTAGACATCGACGCGGAGACTTTCCTGCTCGATCCCGCCAAAATCGAAGCGAAGATTACGCCCCGCACCAAAGCCATTCTCGCCGTGCACATTCTCGGGCTACCCGTGGATATGGACCGCGTTATGGCCATTGCACGAAAGCACAAGCTACTCGTGATCGAGGATGCCTGCCAGGCGCATTTGGCCGAATATGATAACAAGAAAGTCGGTACGATCGGCGATGCGGGCTGTTTCAGTTTTCAGAACTCCAAAAACCTGCCGATTGGCGAAGGAGGCGCGATTGTGAGCAACAAAGACCATTTTATAGATCTTTGCTTTTCGTATACTAACTTCGGCAATCCATACGGTACAGCCGTAGGTGCGGTAGGTACGGGGGCGGTGATGCAGGGTACTAAGCTCCGGTTTTCGGAATACCAGGCGGCCATCGGCATTGCCCAGCTGAAACGCCTCGACGCACAAACCACCACACGCAACGAAAATGCCGAATACCTGAAATCGCAGATCAAGGACATTCCCGGTATCGTTCCCTATAAATTATACGACAAGGTCACACGCGGCGCATTCCATTTATTCCCGTTCCGCTATCAGAAAGAAGGTTTCAAAGAGCTTTCGAGGGATGCATTTCTCAAAGCATTGCAGGCGGAAGGCGTTCCCTGTTCGAGCGGGTACGCGACTCTGAATACCCAACCTTATCTGAAAGACACATTCGAATCGGAGAATTACCGGAGAATGTATCCGAAGGAAATGCTGGATATCAACCGCTACAACGAACAGAACAAATGTCCGGTTAACGACAAAGTCTGCCATGAGGAGGCTGTCTGGTTTACCCAAAATATGCTCCTGGGCACGAAGGACGACATGAAAGCGATTGCTTCGGCCATTGAAAAGATCCACCACAACGTCGACAAGATCAAAACGCTGGGACAGAAATGA
- a CDS encoding neutral/alkaline non-lysosomal ceramidase N-terminal domain-containing protein, with translation MRIAIALSLLLLGVLPAGAQGWKAGVAKVAITPAEPMWMAGFAARTHASEGKLHDLWAKALAIQDADGKQAVLITTDLLGFPKAMSDTIRAKLNDRYKLSKAQIILNSSHTHSGPVLGAALSDIYPLNEGDQKKIDQYSAKLIDRIVNLTGDALKALQPATIDTRNGVTRFQVNRRNNDAATLERLTEITGPGDPAVPVLKVSDAKGKIIAIAFGYACHPTVLDGYQWSGDYPGWAQIELEKLYPGATALFFQGAGADQNPLPRHTVPLAIQYGKTLAAAVERVLSEEMKPLAPRLSTAYNEVSLSLTTAPTREQLSAMAEKATGFQQRWARRMIAQIDAKKPFQTSYPFPLQVWKLGDQAIMTLGGELVVDYAINLKKIFGQDTFVMGYSNDVMTYIPSTTILREGGYEGEVAAIVYGLPATWASDVEIEILNGMVQLAKEAGVVKPESRVIKN, from the coding sequence ATGAGGATAGCCATTGCATTGTCGTTATTGCTTTTGGGAGTTCTCCCCGCCGGTGCGCAGGGCTGGAAAGCGGGCGTGGCCAAAGTGGCCATTACCCCGGCCGAACCGATGTGGATGGCCGGTTTCGCGGCGCGTACGCATGCGTCCGAGGGAAAACTGCACGACCTCTGGGCGAAAGCACTGGCCATTCAGGATGCCGACGGAAAGCAGGCCGTGCTCATTACGACAGATTTGCTGGGTTTTCCGAAAGCAATGTCCGACACGATCCGGGCAAAACTCAATGACCGTTACAAACTTTCCAAAGCGCAGATTATCCTCAACAGTTCGCACACACACTCCGGGCCCGTGCTGGGGGCTGCGCTGTCGGATATATATCCTTTAAATGAGGGAGATCAAAAGAAAATAGACCAGTATTCGGCCAAACTGATCGACCGGATCGTGAACCTGACCGGCGATGCATTAAAAGCCCTGCAACCGGCCACGATCGACACGCGGAATGGTGTGACCCGCTTTCAGGTGAACCGCCGGAACAACGACGCGGCGACTTTGGAAAGGTTGACGGAAATCACCGGTCCCGGCGACCCGGCTGTACCCGTGCTGAAAGTTTCGGACGCCAAAGGCAAAATCATCGCAATCGCATTTGGTTATGCATGCCATCCAACGGTTTTGGACGGTTACCAATGGTCGGGCGATTACCCCGGCTGGGCGCAGATCGAACTGGAAAAGTTGTATCCCGGCGCTACCGCCTTGTTTTTTCAGGGTGCCGGCGCCGATCAGAACCCATTACCCCGGCATACAGTGCCACTTGCCATTCAATACGGCAAAACACTTGCCGCGGCTGTCGAACGGGTATTGAGCGAGGAAATGAAGCCATTGGCGCCCCGCCTGTCGACGGCCTATAACGAGGTATCGCTTTCATTAACGACCGCTCCTACGCGCGAGCAACTGTCAGCGATGGCCGAAAAAGCCACCGGTTTCCAGCAAAGATGGGCCCGGCGGATGATCGCTCAGATCGACGCGAAGAAGCCATTCCAAACCTCCTACCCGTTTCCCTTGCAGGTATGGAAGCTCGGCGACCAGGCCATTATGACGCTGGGCGGTGAACTGGTGGTGGATTATGCGATTAATCTGAAAAAAATATTTGGTCAGGATACGTTTGTAATGGGTTATTCCAACGACGTGATGACCTACATTCCCAGCACCACCATCCTCCGCGAGGGCGGGTATGAAGGCGAAGTAGCCGCCATTGTGTACGGCCTGCCGGCAACCTGGGCGTCGGACGTCGAAATTGAAATATTGAACGGGATGGTGCAACTGGCTAAGGAGGCCGGGGTCGTCAAACCGGAATCCAGGGTGATCAAGAATTAA
- a CDS encoding Gfo/Idh/MocA family oxidoreductase: MENLNPNNSNNDRRDNDRRGDDRRDFLKKSLAGSALLGFGGVLPGFSPKSYAKILGANEKVRVGIMGVNSRGLALATNYALQPNCEVVSISDVDTRAAEKCISVVNDTQKSKPANIPDFRKALENKDMDALVVAAPDHWHAPAAILASKAGKHVYLEKPCSHNPHEGELLVAVAKKYKNVIQMGNQRRSWPNVAAGIKEVHDGAIGRAYFAKGWYTNNRASIGIGKETAVPSWLDYELWQGPAPRRPFKDNLVHYNWHWFWNWGTGEALNNGTHMLDLMRWGLQVDYPTRVTSSGGRFRYKDDWETPDTQVINLEFANNTAMTWEGRSCNGRTIEGASVGVIFYGEKGSLQIGEGNTYKIYDLDNKLVKDVKNDFKIDPLNKMNPSQGLDALHIQNFFEGIKKGTTVAAEIVGGHQSTLLAQLGNIAIRSGETLNIDPTNGHIKGSKAAEKFWKREYQKGWEPTV, translated from the coding sequence ATGGAAAATCTAAACCCCAATAATTCCAACAACGACCGCCGCGATAACGACCGCCGCGGTGACGACCGCCGCGACTTCCTTAAAAAATCACTCGCCGGAAGCGCATTGCTTGGTTTTGGCGGCGTATTGCCCGGTTTCAGTCCGAAAAGCTACGCCAAAATCCTCGGCGCAAACGAAAAAGTGCGCGTGGGCATCATGGGCGTCAACAGCCGCGGCCTTGCATTGGCGACTAACTATGCTTTGCAGCCGAACTGCGAGGTCGTATCCATTTCCGACGTCGATACCCGCGCTGCCGAAAAATGCATTAGTGTGGTGAACGACACCCAGAAATCCAAACCCGCGAACATCCCCGATTTCCGCAAGGCGCTCGAAAACAAGGATATGGATGCCCTCGTAGTGGCCGCACCAGATCACTGGCATGCGCCGGCGGCTATTCTGGCTTCCAAAGCAGGTAAGCACGTATATCTCGAAAAACCTTGCAGCCACAACCCGCACGAAGGCGAACTGCTCGTGGCTGTCGCGAAAAAATATAAGAATGTGATCCAGATGGGCAACCAGCGCCGTTCCTGGCCGAATGTAGCCGCGGGCATCAAGGAAGTGCATGACGGTGCCATCGGTCGGGCATATTTTGCCAAAGGCTGGTATACCAATAACCGCGCATCCATTGGAATAGGTAAAGAAACCGCCGTGCCGTCCTGGCTCGACTACGAATTGTGGCAAGGCCCTGCGCCGCGCCGCCCATTCAAGGATAATCTGGTGCATTACAACTGGCACTGGTTCTGGAACTGGGGCACGGGCGAGGCGCTCAACAACGGAACGCACATGCTCGACCTCATGCGCTGGGGCTTGCAGGTCGACTACCCCACCCGCGTAACGTCGTCGGGCGGCCGGTTCCGCTACAAAGACGACTGGGAAACACCCGATACGCAAGTCATCAACCTTGAATTTGCGAACAATACCGCCATGACCTGGGAAGGCCGGAGCTGCAATGGCCGTACGATCGAAGGCGCCAGTGTAGGCGTGATATTTTACGGAGAGAAAGGCTCTTTGCAAATCGGCGAGGGCAATACCTACAAGATCTACGACCTCGACAACAAGCTCGTGAAGGATGTCAAAAACGATTTCAAAATCGACCCGCTCAATAAAATGAACCCATCGCAGGGGCTGGATGCATTACATATCCAGAATTTCTTTGAAGGCATCAAGAAAGGCACGACCGTAGCGGCGGAGATCGTAGGCGGGCACCAGAGTACATTACTGGCGCAACTCGGCAATATCGCGATCCGCTCCGGCGAAACGCTCAATATCGATCCGACGAACGGGCATATCAAAGGCAGCAAAGCCGCCGAAAAATTCTGGAAGCGGGAGTATCAAAAGGGCTGGGAACCGACGGTTTAA
- a CDS encoding sugar MFS transporter encodes MKSEAIAIKVENLTKRETTISIFLIGLMFFIFGFVSWVNSILIPYFKIACELTSFQAYLVAFAFYIAYFVMSVPSSYLLKAVGFKKGMMIGFWAMALGAFIFVPAAMSRTYEIFLAGLFTIGIGLAILQTAANPYITILGAKERAAQRISMMGICNKAAGILSPIVFAAVILKPTDTDLFAQLGTMSDAERAAALDELIRRVINPYIGLGTFLFVLGYLVFKSPLPEIDTEHESQEIASANAGKKSIFDFPHLILGALAIFLHVGTQVIAIDTIIGYANSMGIDLLEAKVFPSYTLFCTICGYLIGIALIPKFISQVNALRICTILGTVFTLLIIFAKGEVNFLGHTADISIWFVVLLGLANSLVWAGIWPLALDDLGRFTKLGASVMIMGLCGNAIMPLFYGHFADTVNVREAYWVLFPCYLYLVFYAVKGHKLRKWGF; translated from the coding sequence ATGAAAAGCGAAGCCATTGCCATCAAAGTAGAAAACCTGACGAAGCGGGAAACGACGATCTCGATTTTCCTGATCGGCCTGATGTTCTTTATTTTCGGTTTTGTGTCGTGGGTCAACTCTATTTTGATCCCCTATTTCAAAATCGCCTGCGAACTGACAAGCTTTCAGGCATACCTCGTTGCATTTGCGTTTTACATTGCCTACTTCGTGATGTCGGTGCCTTCTTCGTATTTGTTAAAGGCTGTTGGGTTCAAAAAAGGTATGATGATCGGCTTCTGGGCGATGGCTTTGGGGGCATTCATATTCGTGCCGGCTGCCATGTCGCGGACTTACGAGATATTCCTCGCCGGCCTTTTCACGATTGGAATCGGTCTTGCCATTCTCCAAACGGCCGCTAACCCTTACATTACCATCCTAGGCGCCAAGGAACGTGCGGCGCAGCGGATCAGCATGATGGGCATTTGCAACAAAGCCGCCGGCATCCTCTCGCCGATCGTCTTTGCGGCGGTGATATTGAAGCCCACCGACACCGATCTTTTCGCCCAGCTCGGCACGATGAGTGACGCCGAACGCGCCGCCGCGCTGGACGAGCTCATCCGTCGGGTGATCAACCCTTATATTGGCCTCGGCACATTCCTGTTTGTATTGGGTTACCTGGTATTCAAATCGCCGCTACCCGAAATCGACACCGAACATGAAAGCCAGGAAATCGCGTCGGCCAATGCCGGCAAAAAGAGCATTTTCGATTTTCCACACCTCATTCTCGGTGCGCTGGCGATCTTCCTGCACGTAGGCACGCAGGTGATCGCGATCGATACCATTATCGGTTACGCCAATTCGATGGGCATAGACCTGCTGGAAGCGAAGGTATTTCCCTCCTATACGCTGTTCTGCACCATTTGCGGGTATCTGATCGGCATTGCATTGATCCCGAAATTCATCAGTCAGGTAAATGCGCTGCGGATCTGCACGATTTTGGGGACCGTTTTTACATTGCTCATCATCTTCGCGAAGGGGGAGGTCAACTTCCTGGGGCATACTGCCGATATTTCCATTTGGTTCGTCGTGCTGCTCGGCCTCGCCAACTCACTGGTGTGGGCAGGCATATGGCCGCTGGCGCTGGATGATCTGGGCCGCTTCACCAAGCTGGGCGCGTCGGTGATGATCATGGGCCTTTGTGGGAATGCGATTATGCCGCTTTTCTACGGGCATTTTGCGGATACGGTGAATGTGCGCGAGGCTTACTGGGTATTGTTCCCTTGCTATTTGTATTTGGTTTTTTATGCGGTGAAGGGGCACAAACTGCGCAAATGGGGCTTTTAA
- the nagA gene encoding N-acetylglucosamine-6-phosphate deacetylase: MRLKIVNGTIITPYRYIRNGTVLVENGVIVGIEMRDVEFPDAEVIDAGGHYVAPGFIDLHIHGGGGYDFMDGSMEAFLKIAETHAQYGTTAMVPTTLTAEKEDLLETLDCYEKANAANVNGAQFLGMHLEGPYFALSQRGAQDPRYIRNPDPAEYESILAYSKSIIRWSAAPELPGAIDFGKRLKQKGILAAVAHTDAIYEDVLEAFENGYTLATHLYSAMSGVTRRNAFRYAGTIESAFLLDMDVEIIADGVHLPAPLLKLIYKIKGPDRIALITDAMRAAGMPEGESTLGSLKNGLKVIVEDGVAKLPDRTSFAGSVSTADRLVRTMVNMADVSLLDAVRMATATPARIMGVHERKGTLVAGKDADIVIFDEDIRIQRTIIKGKTIYHNAIPQI; this comes from the coding sequence ATGCGATTAAAAATTGTAAACGGCACGATAATCACCCCCTACCGCTACATTCGTAACGGGACGGTTTTGGTTGAAAATGGGGTGATTGTTGGGATTGAAATGCGGGATGTGGAATTTCCGGATGCGGAGGTGATTGACGCGGGAGGACATTACGTCGCGCCGGGCTTTATCGACCTGCATATCCACGGCGGCGGTGGGTATGATTTCATGGATGGCAGCATGGAGGCGTTTTTGAAAATTGCTGAAACACATGCGCAATATGGTACTACGGCGATGGTACCGACTACCTTGACGGCCGAAAAAGAGGATTTGCTCGAAACGTTGGATTGCTATGAAAAGGCGAATGCAGCGAATGTAAACGGCGCCCAATTCCTCGGAATGCATTTGGAAGGGCCCTATTTCGCATTGAGTCAGCGGGGTGCGCAGGACCCGCGGTACATCCGCAATCCCGATCCTGCCGAGTATGAGTCAATTTTGGCATATTCCAAATCCATCATCCGTTGGAGCGCCGCGCCGGAGCTGCCGGGGGCTATTGATTTTGGTAAAAGGTTAAAACAAAAAGGCATTCTGGCCGCGGTGGCGCATACGGATGCTATTTATGAAGATGTGCTGGAAGCGTTCGAGAATGGCTACACGCTCGCGACGCACCTGTACTCGGCCATGTCGGGCGTGACGCGCAGGAATGCGTTCAGGTATGCAGGCACGATCGAAAGCGCGTTTTTGCTGGATATGGATGTGGAAATCATCGCCGACGGCGTGCATTTGCCCGCGCCGCTGTTGAAACTCATTTATAAAATCAAAGGTCCGGACCGCATTGCGTTGATTACCGATGCCATGCGTGCCGCCGGAATGCCCGAGGGCGAAAGTACGCTCGGCTCGTTGAAAAACGGGCTGAAAGTGATCGTCGAGGATGGCGTAGCGAAACTGCCCGACCGCACTTCATTCGCCGGAAGCGTTTCCACGGCCGACCGGCTCGTGCGCACGATGGTGAATATGGCCGACGTGTCGCTGCTCGACGCCGTTCGCATGGCTACCGCCACGCCCGCACGCATTATGGGCGTACACGAGCGCAAGGGCACATTAGTGGCCGGCAAGGACGCCGATATCGTCATTTTCGATGAGGACATCCGCATTCAGAGGACCATTATCAAGGGAAAAACCATTTACCATAACGCTATACCCCAAATTTAA
- a CDS encoding glucosamine-6-phosphate deaminase → MKVDQLEINISENRQQMGERAARAVAAQIRDIQDTQEFVNIIFASAPSQNEFLATLKDEPGIQWEKINAFHMDEYIGIAADAPQSFGYFLKVRLFDHVPVRSVSYLDGNATDPQQECDRYAKLLRENPIDIVCLGIGENGHLAFNDPHVAFFDDPLEVKVVELDDACRQQQVNDECFDTFDEVPQTALTLTIPTLMKAKYAFCIVPGEKKAQAIYHTLAEDIQEAYPSTILRKHPHAILFIDRASSGKLKEISSYSQA, encoded by the coding sequence ATGAAAGTCGACCAACTGGAAATCAATATCTCCGAAAACCGCCAGCAAATGGGCGAACGTGCGGCCAGGGCCGTGGCCGCTCAAATCCGCGATATTCAGGATACCCAGGAATTTGTGAACATCATCTTCGCCTCGGCGCCTTCACAGAACGAGTTCCTGGCGACGTTGAAAGACGAGCCGGGCATTCAATGGGAAAAAATCAATGCATTTCATATGGACGAATACATCGGCATCGCCGCCGATGCGCCGCAGAGTTTCGGGTATTTCCTGAAAGTACGGCTGTTCGATCATGTGCCGGTGCGTTCGGTCTCATACCTCGACGGTAACGCTACCGATCCGCAACAGGAATGCGACCGCTATGCGAAGCTGCTCCGCGAGAACCCGATCGACATTGTGTGCCTCGGCATCGGCGAGAATGGGCATCTGGCGTTCAACGACCCGCATGTGGCGTTTTTCGATGATCCATTGGAAGTGAAAGTGGTGGAGCTCGACGATGCCTGTCGCCAGCAGCAGGTGAACGACGAGTGCTTCGACACGTTCGACGAAGTGCCGCAAACCGCATTGACCCTCACTATTCCGACCCTCATGAAGGCCAAATATGCCTTCTGCATCGTGCCCGGTGAGAAAAAGGCGCAGGCCATTTACCACACCTTGGCCGAGGACATCCAGGAAGCCTACCCGTCGACCATCCTCCGCAAGCACCCGCACGCGATCTTGTTCATCGACCGGGCGAGTTCAGGGAAGCTGAAAGAAATTTCGTCATACTCGCAGGCATAG
- a CDS encoding putative oxidoreductase C-terminal domain-containing protein, giving the protein MRKELLTIALLSAMVFNQGCNSKKEEAKNEEKKPLSLIVVEPGHFHAALVQKSMYDDVDSVVHVYASEGPDVKAYLDKVEKYNTRAEDPTHWKEEVYTGPDFLEKMLSEKKGNVVVLAGNNQKKTDFIKKSVDAGLNVLADKPMAIDAAGFDKLKEAFASAEKNKVLLYDIMTERYEITNTLQRELASLPEIFGELQKGTPENPAVSKESVHHFFKYISGEPLVRPTWFFDVNQQGEGMVDVTTHLVDLVQWSCFPNVSLDYQKDIQLLSTKRTATQLTPSQFKLVTKSETYPDFLKKDIKDTLLNVYSNGELNYTLKGVHAKVSVIWNFQAPEGTGDTHYSIMKGSKSNLIVRQGKEQKYKPVLYIETTDKSKAYEDAVATAFKTVQDKYPGVELKKIAAGWEVVIPAKYDTGHESHFAQVANAYMGYLKAGKLPEWEVPNMIAKYWLTTSALKQAKEKK; this is encoded by the coding sequence ATGAGAAAAGAACTCTTGACAATCGCTTTATTGAGCGCAATGGTATTCAATCAGGGATGTAATTCGAAGAAGGAGGAGGCGAAGAACGAGGAGAAGAAACCGCTGAGCCTGATCGTGGTGGAACCCGGCCACTTCCATGCGGCGCTGGTGCAGAAATCGATGTATGACGATGTGGATTCGGTCGTGCACGTATACGCGTCCGAAGGCCCGGATGTGAAGGCTTACCTCGACAAGGTGGAGAAGTACAACACCCGCGCCGAAGACCCGACGCATTGGAAAGAGGAGGTTTACACCGGCCCCGATTTCCTCGAAAAAATGCTTTCCGAAAAGAAAGGTAACGTGGTGGTACTGGCCGGAAATAACCAGAAAAAGACCGATTTCATCAAAAAATCCGTCGACGCAGGCCTGAACGTGCTCGCCGACAAACCGATGGCGATCGACGCGGCGGGCTTCGACAAGCTGAAAGAAGCATTCGCCAGCGCCGAAAAGAACAAGGTGCTGCTCTACGACATCATGACGGAGCGTTACGAGATCACCAACACCCTGCAACGCGAACTTGCATCGCTGCCCGAGATCTTCGGCGAACTCCAAAAAGGAACGCCTGAAAACCCCGCGGTATCGAAAGAAAGCGTTCACCACTTCTTCAAATACATTTCCGGCGAGCCGCTCGTACGCCCTACCTGGTTCTTCGACGTAAACCAGCAAGGCGAAGGCATGGTGGACGTGACGACCCACCTCGTGGACCTCGTACAATGGAGCTGTTTCCCGAATGTATCCCTCGATTATCAAAAGGACATTCAACTCCTTTCGACCAAGCGCACCGCTACCCAGCTTACGCCGTCGCAGTTCAAGCTCGTGACCAAAAGCGAAACCTACCCTGACTTCCTCAAAAAGGACATTAAGGACACTTTGCTGAACGTGTATTCCAATGGCGAACTAAACTACACCCTGAAAGGCGTACACGCGAAAGTATCCGTGATCTGGAACTTCCAGGCTCCCGAAGGCACCGGCGACACGCATTACTCGATCATGAAGGGCTCGAAATCGAACCTGATCGTCCGCCAGGGCAAAGAGCAGAAGTACAAGCCTGTGCTTTACATTGAAACTACGGACAAGAGCAAGGCTTATGAAGACGCCGTGGCGACTGCATTCAAAACCGTACAAGACAAATACCCCGGCGTAGAGCTGAAAAAAATCGCCGCCGGCTGGGAAGTAGTAATCCCGGCGAAATACGATACCGGTCACGAATCGCACTTCGCGCAGGTGGCTAATGCCTATATGGGCTATCTCAAAGCAGGCAAGCTGCCCGAATGGGAGGTGCCGAATATGATTGCGAAGTATTGGTTGACGACGTCGGCTTTGAAGCAGGCGAAGGAGAAAAAATAA
- a CDS encoding 2'-5' RNA ligase family protein, whose protein sequence is MNQPIRYIIAIRPPVDIIAEVKEMKQALKKAIGGFYNSVNSEAHITLFEFYAYDEHYPVMVKELTRAVGMLDPFELEFHGFNHFLASGAFYVHLTSHSSRSIIERCIRFRQVLSPEILSIHIEGWTEMFDTPHMTIGRRLQPHWIDIAYSLFKDFNAKFWCDSLAIRKFNDDRKQFDVVVELPMLGAGFKSGPTS, encoded by the coding sequence ATGAACCAGCCAATCCGCTATATCATCGCCATCCGCCCACCCGTAGACATCATCGCGGAGGTCAAAGAAATGAAGCAGGCCTTGAAGAAGGCCATTGGCGGATTCTACAATAGCGTCAATTCAGAAGCGCATATCACGCTTTTTGAATTTTATGCTTATGATGAGCATTATCCGGTAATGGTTAAAGAATTAACGAGGGCGGTAGGAATGCTGGATCCTTTCGAGCTGGAATTTCATGGCTTTAATCACTTCTTAGCGAGCGGAGCATTTTACGTGCATCTGACCAGCCATTCGTCAAGATCAATTATCGAGCGGTGTATCCGGTTCCGGCAGGTACTGAGTCCCGAGATTTTAAGTATCCACATAGAAGGATGGACAGAGATGTTCGATACCCCACATATGACCATCGGCAGGCGGCTGCAACCGCATTGGATCGATATAGCTTACTCGCTTTTTAAAGATTTTAACGCCAAGTTTTGGTGCGACTCACTCGCCATTCGGAAATTCAACGACGATAGAAAGCAGTTTGATGTCGTTGTTGAGCTCCCAATGCTGGGAGCGGGCTTCAAATCCGGGCCAACCTCCTAG